The sequence below is a genomic window from Acetivibrio clariflavus DSM 19732.
ATCTTTAATGACCAGTAAATTCACAATCCCTCTTGATATATCGTTTTTGAGTTCTTCAATCCCCTTTCTTTCAAATCCGGCTCCCGAGACATTGTCATCAACATATATCCTTACTATACTGCCTAAATTCCTGCTCTTAACAAACTCCTCCAAAAGTCCTCGCTGGGTTTCAATGGTTTCATAATTCTGTTCGTTATCATCTCTGCTCTCTCTGACGTATATGGCTACTTTATATACGTCCCCATGTTTACTACCGCACATCCTTTCAATTTTTGTCCCTCAGCATTAACCGGGCTATTTTAATTAAAATATCTTCCTCCATCAGCTGCTTTTTGAATTTTTTTACAATAATTTTTGACACCTTTTTTTTCTTCATTTTTATGCCGAAGCAACAAAATCTACTAAAAAATATATATGCTGTTAGTGTTGATAATAAAAATTGTCCCAAGGTCATATATATTAAATATTTCTTACCTTCCACACACACTGTTTGCCAGTAACTTTTACATATTTTAAGGCCGGATTTTTGCAAACCAATAATGAGATAACAAATTGTTTCTTATGATAATTGATTTCGTCATATCATAGGCTAATAGTAATAAGATACAGTCCGATAAATATTATGTACAGAACTATTACAACAACTATGGGCCAGTGAGAAATTATTGAAATCGCATCGTTTAAAACAGTGGTTCTCGACTCCTTAATTCTGCATTTCCCTTCTGTAGCGAATTTAAAACATATCAAAAGCAAAAAAACAAATACAGCACATATTGCACCGAATAACAATGTATATCCCAAATCCTGCAATGTATAAAAACTCGAATCCCTTTCCATATCTTTGAGTAAGTACTGCAGTATTGTAGCCAGAAAATTATTCATAAAGTGGGCAATTACACCGGCAAAAATGGAATTGGTTCTTACCACATAATAGCCGAATAATATTCCCAATAATATTGGTCCTAACAAATTGGTAATATCAAAATGAAAGACACCAAACATGATTCCCGATATAACAACAGCCTTCATAGTTCCTCTGTTTTCGTATGCCTTCAATAATAGTCCCCTGTGCAAAATTTCCTCACATATAGCAGGTGCTATCGCTATTACAAGCAGTGTAACAAATACTTCTCCGGGATTTTTAGGTAGAGGTATTGGCAAATCATCCGGTACCCGACCTATAAACTGCAGGATATAAAAAACAATTGAATTTAATGCCGAAGCAGCATAAAAAGCCGGTGCGGATATCAATATTATCAAAAATGAAGGCAACAATCCCGGACTGTTAAACCTTAGAGTATCCTTTATATTTATTTTGTTCCCGATCATATAAAACAAAGCGGGAAACAAAATACAATAAAACTGAATCATCATTAAAATCAACAACATATTATCATCAAGAATGTTTCCAAATGCGATGTCCACCAGCTCAGTCACAAAGGAAAATACAATATTTATAACCAATACAAGCATAAAAACCTTGTTTGCACCAGTTACCGTTACTTTGTTCTCCACAGCAGCATTTATCCTTTCTATTGATAATATTATAAAGGAAATACAATATCAGTTTAAAATCTTCCTAAATAATCCTCTTTTCCGTTATAACAAAGTCCAGCGGAATATCATGTTCTTCAACTGGTATAAAATCATATATCTGAAATTCAAAAGCAATTCCTGCTTTAGGACAATCGTTTCTAACCGATTTAAGAAATCTGTCATAAAGCCCTGCTCCATAACCAACCCTGTTTCTATGTGTATCAAACGCAACTCCCGGTACTATAACCAAATCAATTTCCTCAGGATTAAAAATTTCTGCCCTGTCCTTTTTTGGCTCCAAAATACCGAAGGTTCCTGCACTTAAATCCCTTTCCAGATCCTTAACCTCATAAGGCACAATCCTCTTTACACCATCAATTGTATCCACAAGAGGCAAAATCACCTTTTTCCCTTCTTCAAAACAATGACTTATTATATACTTAGTCATCACTTCATTTTTAAAGTCCATATAACACATTATTGCCCGACCGTTTATAAAAGGTTCCAGATCAATAACTTTTTTAGTGATTTCAATACTTTTGTTTTCTATAATTTCCCTGCTTTCATTTTTTCTCAGGGAAGCAATCTCTTGTCTAATGAGTTTTTTCGTTAGCAATTTGCTCACCTTAAATCCCTATTTGATACATTATCCATTCTATTACATAGTATTTAAATATATACAACATCCCGAAAATTACAGCTGTTATTCCCAGAGAATATACTCCCCTTCTTTCGGGATTTCCTAAATTCAATAGTTTTATTACTGTATAACCCAGTCTTGAAATTATAAACACCAAACCTGACAGGCACGCAGTAGAAACTGTCCACCAGGACGGTATTTCAAACTTTAAAATAATAAAGGCCGCCAAAACATTTATAAAGGACAGCAATAATAAATCAGTACCACCGTCAATTACTTTTAATCGGTTTGAGCCATCAACTTTATAATTGGCTGCAGGAATCAGAAAAAGAGCTATGGGCATGCCAAAGAAAATTCCAGTTAACAGCCTTACAGTATTATTTGTCTGCCTGATTGATGCATAGGAACTGACGGCATCAATCATCATTGGAACAGTTAACATAACCAATAATATACCGGTTCGAGTTGACGGAACTTTATCGGCTTTTAACTTCCTGCGGGAAATACAGTATATTAATGCAATAAAAATTCCCAAATATATGCCTGTATCCCTTGCACAAAAAGGAAGAGGCTTTTCACCAATATATATGGTACGTTCCCGTATCTGGTGGCACACTAAACTGCCTATAAAAAAGTATGCTTTTGAAATTATATCCATATTACTAAATACCACTATTTCCAGGAATTAGCAATCCTACAACGCAACAGAAAATAGCCCAAATTACAAAAACAATAATTGAGTTAACCATCAATGCCACTCCAAAGGATCTTTTGTCAGTATCTCCTTCCGAGTTCATAAACACAATTGCTGTTATTACACCTACTAATTGGCCTAATCCCGGTATAGCATTGCTTACAGATGTCAAAAACACCTTCATTGCATTGCTGAGAGAAGGTTTTTCATAAGCCCTCACGGCAGGAGTATTTATCATGGTAGGTCTCTGCGGTCTTATATTATTATTTACAGCAGGCCTTTGCACAGCAATTTGTTCTTGCTGCGGCATTTGTGTACCGCTTTCGATAAATCCTTCCGCCTTTGCCTGCACATTCATCTTTTCTTCCCCAAGTGTATTGTCGTTGGCATCAAACAGTCCGCCTTTATTCATTTCGTCGTTAATTTTTTCCTCATTTATAAAATCCTTGGCACTAATATCGGTATTAATGTAATTATCGCTTAGTCCCTTGGAATTATAGCTACTTGTACTTTCTGTCGTTGAACCGTCATCATAAAATCCGTCATTTTTCACCTCATCATTGCTCAGGTTTCTTTCCCTGCTAAGAATACTGCCGCAATAAGGACATCTCTTCGCATCCGGTGATATCTCTTCACCGCAAAAATTACACACAGCTTTTTCTTCTCCAAAATTGTTCATATAACCACTCCTATCTTTCATAAAGCTGCAGCTGTTCATTTCAAAGTTTTTTTTAATATTCTTCAAAATTAGATAAAATCCTTCAATCTTCTTTCTAAAAACAGTTCAACCCTTATTTTAAAAAAATATACAAAAGCATTATATTTCAGTCAAACAAATAAATCAACTGTAAAATAAATAGAAAACGACACTGTACCTTATTACAGTGCCATTTCTGTCTGATTGCGTAATTAATCCTTCTGTTATTTTATTGAAAATGATATTTATTTTTTTTATTACAAAATATAAATTTAAAATAGTCTTAATGTATGTAATTATGCGATTCAATTGGCATCAAATCAACGTGAAGAATCTCCCCGCCGACAGGTTCCCTCTGTACTTCCTTGATTATTGCCTTAAACTGCTTGCCGTCAAAATTAACATTGAGAACTATCTCTTCCTCCACTCTGCCTGCCAGTACAGCTCTTAATTCATCTCTGTTTATTTCAATGGGCAGGCTTTCCTTTCCCTGATATAAGACACCCGGCACCTTACCTTCCCGAACGATTTTTCTTACTCCTGACGAACCCAACTCTGTTCTGTTCTCTACACTAATATTAAATTCTTCCATATCAATTCTCCTTTACCAATGAAACTTATTTCATTAGTAAAGTATTGCCTAAAAATTAAGGATTAATACCTGTCATACTTCTTCCCTGTCCCAGTCCTCATAATATAAATACAGCAATGCTTTTATGATATCGTTGCAATTCTCGGAAGTAACCATGTGAATATCTCCATCATCAACCTGAATAAAAATTTTAATACTATATTCGTAACTGTTGTCTATTACTGTACTAATTATATCAATAGCTTCAAGAGGCCTGTTGTATTTATAGGTCCATTGTCCAACATCACTGTCTAAGTCTATTTCTTTTTGGTAAAACTTTTCCAAGAAATTTTTTATTTCTCCAACTTTCCTTGAACAAAGACTTACATTAATACTCATTAAGTGGTTCCCCCTATTTTTTATTGCATGTCCTTTGAGTTTTTAACCTTTTTTAATTATAAAGTTCTTCTTTAAAGGCTGTTAAAAAGTTATTCACTCAAAGCACATTTAAAATATTAAATTTGACAATATTAAAGAAAAACCTTTATGTAATTTTTTCTTTTGTTTCGGAATAGTACAACCGTATTTAAATTTATTATTTTGAAATAATAATAGTAGCTATAATACTAGTAGAAATGGAGGTAGTTACGGCCATATATTTCAGAAAAATTTTACATAATCCCCATGAATTTTTCTTGAAATATATGACCTAAGACAATATGAGACTGAAGCCAAGTTTATCCTTATTATTAATTTTTATCATAGCTTGCACTTTACTTATTGGCGGGTGTAAACGGAAAGAGCAATCGCCGGAATCACAGGCAAAACAAATGAAAGGAACCGAAAAATCCGATAAAATCCCTGAAGATCTTGAAAAAATAGAAAACAGCATAGAAAAAATAATTAATGTTTTGGAAGGCCCGGCTGTTACAATTAAAAGCGAGGAAGATCAGGGTAAAAATAAAGCGGGTCAATCCCCAAAACCTAAAAGCAATGAGAAAGAAGCTAAAGAAAAAAGCAATGAGGAAGAACCTCGAGCCGAAGAAAAAAGCCAGGAATATGAATCGGAGAGCAAAGAAAAGAAAACCACTGAAGAACAAAAAAACTCTGAAGGCAGTGACAGCGAAAAAGGTGCCGCTCAAAAAGATCCCTGGCAGGAAATTTCTTCTATCACAAATCAATTACATTATGAATGGAATGCCTATATTCCGTCTGCAATGAAAAAGAATGCCGGAAAAGACTTAATTGACAAATTTGACAATTCATTAAACAATTTAACATCCAATGCTGTAACAAAAGACAAAAATAAAACCCTTTTGGCTGCCAATGAATTGTATCAATATATTCCGGATTTTTATATGTTGTATAAGACTCCATCATCGCCCGAAATCAAAAGGATTAGGTATTACATCCGGAACGCTGTATTAAATGCCTCAATTTTAAACTGGGACCAGGCCCGTAAAGATATAGAAAATTTAAAATCTTCCTGGGCAATATACAAAAACACGATAAATGCCCAAAACCAAGATCTTGCCAGTAAACTTGACTATTCAATTTATGAACTTGAAAAAGTTGTCAATGAAAGCAATGTGTATCTCACTGACATAAAAGGAAGAATTGCAATTTCAAATACCGAAAGCATTGAAAAAGCAGAAAAAGAAATGGAAAAAGAAAAGCAATAAAAAAAAGTTACAGCAAAAAGGCAGTAATCAAATTTTAACTACTGCCTTTAATTTTTATTCAATATCTAATAGCTATGCCTCTCATCAGCCTCATATTTACATTCTAATTACCGTTTTCAAATAACTAATTTAATTCTTCCAATTCTTCTATAATCCGGTTTATATTGAATAAATGCTCATGTTCTTTTGCCAGAATATCCTGCATTAATTTAGCACTTTCATCATCAAGGTCACCTTTTATAATCTCTTTAACCATTGCTATACCTTTGCCTTCGCCATCATAGGCCTGTTTAACCAAGTCTATGGTTTTCTTGTCTCCCATGGTTCTCATAGCAAGCTTTGCATTGGCCATAACCCCTGCAAACCCAAGATCTTCTTTAGGCTCTCCACCCAGTTCTTCTATTCTTTTTTCCAGTAATTTAACATGCCTTTTATGGTCATCGAGTATTTTTTGAAATTCTTCTTTTACACGGTCATCCTCTACCATATGAATAAATCTGTCATAGGATTCCACAGCCATGTGTTCGCCTTTTAAAACTGTATTCAATTCATTAACTACAGTATTTTCCATTTCCCTTCTTCTCCTTTTGTAAAAAATAATATGCAATTTTACGAATAGATATTTGCTTCAATAATATTATCTCCCGCAAAACAGTATTTATTTTTTAAGAAGATACTTCCAAAAAAAGCCCCTGTGATTTTTACAGCTTAAAATTTCCTGAAATTAAATTCTATAAAACATCAATAGGAAAACTTTTTAAAAATCAAAATTGGAATTAGAAATTTTATATAAATTCCGGCAAGTAAACATATTTTGAAAAAATAAAAATTTACTTATTCTAAATGCAAAGTACATAGGTTATAATATACAAGTGTTCCATAGCAGAATTTATTTAATAATAAGTTCGAAAGGAATTTTTTATGCGGGTATTGGGTTTGATTGTTGAATACAATCCATTTCACAACGGTCACTTATATCATCTTGAACAAGCTAAAAGCTTGTGCAATGCCGACTATGTCCTTTGCGTAATGAGCGGGAACTATATTCAGAGAGGGGAACCTGCCATTGTAAACAAGTGGGCTCGTGCCAAAATGGCTTTACAATGTGGAGTTGATTTGGTTATTGAGCTTCCCGTTCCCTATGCTATGTCCAGCGCCGAATTTTTCGCGTTTGGTGCCGTAAAAATTCTCAACGATATCGGCGTGGTGAACTATTTGTGCTTTGGAAGTGAGACAGCAGACATAAA
It includes:
- a CDS encoding CPBP family intramembrane glutamic endopeptidase, producing MENKVTVTGANKVFMLVLVINIVFSFVTELVDIAFGNILDDNMLLILMMIQFYCILFPALFYMIGNKINIKDTLRFNSPGLLPSFLIILISAPAFYAASALNSIVFYILQFIGRVPDDLPIPLPKNPGEVFVTLLVIAIAPAICEEILHRGLLLKAYENRGTMKAVVISGIMFGVFHFDITNLLGPILLGILFGYYVVRTNSIFAGVIAHFMNNFLATILQYLLKDMERDSSFYTLQDLGYTLLFGAICAVFVFLLLICFKFATEGKCRIKESRTTVLNDAISIISHWPIVVVIVLYIIFIGLYLITISL
- a CDS encoding 5-formyltetrahydrofolate cyclo-ligase, with amino-acid sequence MSKLLTKKLIRQEIASLRKNESREIIENKSIEITKKVIDLEPFINGRAIMCYMDFKNEVMTKYIISHCFEEGKKVILPLVDTIDGVKRIVPYEVKDLERDLSAGTFGILEPKKDRAEIFNPEEIDLVIVPGVAFDTHRNRVGYGAGLYDRFLKSVRNDCPKAGIAFEFQIYDFIPVEEHDIPLDFVITEKRII
- a CDS encoding DUF2085 domain-containing protein — translated: MDIISKAYFFIGSLVCHQIRERTIYIGEKPLPFCARDTGIYLGIFIALIYCISRRKLKADKVPSTRTGILLVMLTVPMMIDAVSSYASIRQTNNTVRLLTGIFFGMPIALFLIPAANYKVDGSNRLKVIDGGTDLLLLSFINVLAAFIILKFEIPSWWTVSTACLSGLVFIISRLGYTVIKLLNLGNPERRGVYSLGITAVIFGMLYIFKYYVIEWIMYQIGI
- a CDS encoding zinc ribbon domain-containing protein — encoded protein: MNNFGEEKAVCNFCGEEISPDAKRCPYCGSILSRERNLSNDEVKNDGFYDDGSTTESTSSYNSKGLSDNYINTDISAKDFINEEKINDEMNKGGLFDANDNTLGEEKMNVQAKAEGFIESGTQMPQQEQIAVQRPAVNNNIRPQRPTMINTPAVRAYEKPSLSNAMKVFLTSVSNAIPGLGQLVGVITAIVFMNSEGDTDKRSFGVALMVNSIIVFVIWAIFCCVVGLLIPGNSGI
- a CDS encoding 50S ribosomal protein L25 produces the protein MEEFNISVENRTELGSSGVRKIVREGKVPGVLYQGKESLPIEINRDELRAVLAGRVEEEIVLNVNFDGKQFKAIIKEVQREPVGGEILHVDLMPIESHNYIH
- a CDS encoding ferritin-like domain-containing protein; amino-acid sequence: MENTVVNELNTVLKGEHMAVESYDRFIHMVEDDRVKEEFQKILDDHKRHVKLLEKRIEELGGEPKEDLGFAGVMANAKLAMRTMGDKKTIDLVKQAYDGEGKGIAMVKEIIKGDLDDESAKLMQDILAKEHEHLFNINRIIEELEELN